The genomic region TCTGGGGCTTTGCGTCATCACGTATTTATGTCTGGCGTGCCATCGGTGGTGCGGCCTAACATGCGGTTCAAGCCGTTCGCTTCGCTCACTGGGACGGGCTAAAGCCCGCCCCTTAACCTATCGTTATGTACCTTACCCAAAAATGAAGAAACCCCTACAACTCTATCTCGGTCTATTATTCTTATTATCTTCGCCGGCATTTGCTGATTTCTCGGGTATATGGGCAGTTAAATTTGAAAATCACAGTACAGTTACAAACATAACTGATGAGTTTAATATTTCTATAATGCAACAAGGCAAAAACATTTGCGGGTTCCACTATGGAACGGCACGCGGAAAAGCAAAAATCGACCAGGGCTGGGCCTATGAGGACAGGCCAACTATATATGGCATTACAGAATCAGATGAAGTCGCAACCCTAACTCTAATTAGCGCGCACAATGAAAACCCGATACGAGCTACCATTACAATAATCAACGACGCCCTTACCTGGAAAGTAAGCAATGCAAATATCATTGCAGAGCCAACTATTCCTGAGTTCGCCACCCTACATAGAATTCCTCAGAACAGTTTCAGCATGCGCAAATTAAAAAATTGCGTCGAAAACGGCACATAACAACTGGTTCAAATCGTTCGCTTCGCTCACTGGGACGGGCTAAAGCCCGCCCCTTAACCAATCGTTATACGCCTGCAAGGAATCGCAATGATCACTGTCTATGGAATTGATGTTCACTTAAATCCCATAAAAGCAAAGATGTCTGATGCGCTGCATAGATGCATGACTTCGGCTCTTGGGCTGCCTGAGGATAAGCGCGCTCACCGTTTCGTCCCGCTTGAAAAAACAAATTTCTATTACCCAGGCGGCAGGTCTGAAAAATACACAGTCATAGAAATCAGCATGATTTCTGGGCGTACTGAAGAAACAAAAAAGAAACTCATAAAGCAAATATTTTCAGCTTTTGAGCGTGACTTATCCATTAGCCCTATTGATGTCGAAATAACAATATTTGAGCAGCCAAGTCATTGCTGGGGTTTTCGAGGAATCACAGGCGATGAGGCAACCTTAAGTTACAAGGTAAACGTATAACTACTGGTTCAAATCGTTCGCTGCGCTCTCTGGGACTTGCTAGAGCAAGCCCCTTAACCAAACGTTAGGCTCCCTCCGGAAGTGCTGCTTTTGTTAGTTTTGTGGCGTTTTCAACATCGCTCTCGGGGTGTAAATCTTAAGTTTTCCTGCTCCACCGCAAGGCGCTTCCACTGTTCAACTAAATTCGTGCTTTAAATGCATTGCCAAGCCAAAGTAATCGGCAGGCACAAATTAACAATGTAACGCGCAGCGCTTGTGTCACGTTCAGCGCTAATTTTGAAAATGCCGGAGGCTAGGCTTTCGCTCGGCGGCGGTCTCAGGTACAAAAGGCAATTGTAAAAATGCACACAAACGCGCACGACTTGAAAAGTCTAACAAATGGTTCAAATCGTTCGCTGCGCTCTCTGGGACTTGCTAAAGCAAGCCCCTTAACCAAACGTTAGGCATACAAAGCAAAGGAATGCGGGCACATGGAAAATCGCGGATTCAATAGTTCAAAACCGTGTATTTCTCATGAAAAGAATTTTGGATATTTGAAATCGCGGGCGGGCCAAAAAATCTTGGTTCAACAATATCCGGCACACCGGCCATGGCATCGCGCTGGCGCTGAGGCGCTCCAAAATCACCAAGCAGAAAAAGCACATGAAACGGCACAAACAGCATGAAAGATCAGGCACAGCACTTAAAAGCAAAAGCATTGCCAGC from Pseudomonas leptonychotis harbors:
- a CDS encoding tautomerase family protein; this encodes MITVYGIDVHLNPIKAKMSDALHRCMTSALGLPEDKRAHRFVPLEKTNFYYPGGRSEKYTVIEISMISGRTEETKKKLIKQIFSAFERDLSISPIDVEITIFEQPSHCWGFRGITGDEATLSYKVNV